From Bos javanicus breed banteng chromosome 5, ARS-OSU_banteng_1.0, whole genome shotgun sequence, the proteins below share one genomic window:
- the NTF3 gene encoding neurotrophin-3 isoform X1: MSRLSLWVSSSITLSEKSLGTLACCRARPVFSLGEEGRADWLPNQAWQKPKQHPRPGSCVLILQVNKVMSILFYVMFLAYLRGVQGNSMDQRSLPEDSLNSLIIKLIQADILKNKLSKQMVDVKENYQSTLPKAEAPPREPAKSEFQPVTAMGPELLRQQRRYSSPRVLLSDSTPLEPPPLYLMEDYVGSPVAANRTSRRKRYAEHKSHRGEYSVCDSESLWVTDKSSAIDIRGHQVTVLGEIKTGNSPVKQYFYETRCKEARPVKNGCRGIDDKHWNSQCKTSQTYVRALTSENNKLVGWRWIRIDTSCVCALSRKIGRT, encoded by the exons CCGAGAAGAGCCTGGGGACCCTGGCCTGCTGCAGAGCCAGGCCCGTATTTTCTTTGGGAGAAGAAGGCAGAGCTGATTGGCTTCCAAACCAGGCTTGGCAGAAGCCCAAACAGCATCCCAGGCCAGGAAGCTGTGTCTTG ATCTTACAGGTGAACAAGGTGATGTCCATCTTGTTTTATGTGATGTTTCTCGCTTATCTCCGTGGCGTCCAAGGGAACAGCATGGATCAAAGGAGTCTGCCGGAAGACTCACTCAATTCCCTGATTATCAAGCTGATCcaggcagatattttaaaaaacaagctcTCCAAACAGATGGTGGACGTTAAGGAGAACTACCAGAGCACCCTGCCCAAAGCAGAGGCCCCGCCCCGAGAGCCGGCCAAGTCGGAATTCCAGCCGGTGACGGCCATGGGCCCCGAGCTGCTGCGGCAGCAGAGACGCTACAGCTCGCCGCGGGTCCTGCTGAGTGACAGCACCCCCCTGGAGCCCCCTCCCCTGTACCTCATGGAGGATTACGTGGGCAGCCCCGTGGCGGCCAACAGAACGTCGCGGAGGAAGAGGTACGCGGAGCACAAGAGCCACCGGGGCGAGTACTCCGTGTGCGACAGCGAGAGCCTGTGGGTGACCGACAAGTCGTCGGCCATTGACATCCGGGGACACCAGGTCACGGTGCTGGGGGAGATCAAGACCGGCAACTCCCCCGTCAAACAATATTTTTATGAGACGAGGTGTAAGGAGGCCAGGCCTGTCAAGAACGGTTGCAGAGGAATTGATGACAAACACTGGAACTCGCAGTGCAAAACCTCCCAAACCTACGTCCGCGCGCTGACGTCAGAAAACAACAAACTGGTCGGCTGGCGGTGGATCCGGATAGACACGTCTTGTGTGTGTGCCTTGTCCAGGAAGATCGGAAGAACATGA
- the NTF3 gene encoding neurotrophin-3 isoform X3, with translation MVTSATILQVNKVMSILFYVMFLAYLRGVQGNSMDQRSLPEDSLNSLIIKLIQADILKNKLSKQMVDVKENYQSTLPKAEAPPREPAKSEFQPVTAMGPELLRQQRRYSSPRVLLSDSTPLEPPPLYLMEDYVGSPVAANRTSRRKRYAEHKSHRGEYSVCDSESLWVTDKSSAIDIRGHQVTVLGEIKTGNSPVKQYFYETRCKEARPVKNGCRGIDDKHWNSQCKTSQTYVRALTSENNKLVGWRWIRIDTSCVCALSRKIGRT, from the coding sequence ATCTTACAGGTGAACAAGGTGATGTCCATCTTGTTTTATGTGATGTTTCTCGCTTATCTCCGTGGCGTCCAAGGGAACAGCATGGATCAAAGGAGTCTGCCGGAAGACTCACTCAATTCCCTGATTATCAAGCTGATCcaggcagatattttaaaaaacaagctcTCCAAACAGATGGTGGACGTTAAGGAGAACTACCAGAGCACCCTGCCCAAAGCAGAGGCCCCGCCCCGAGAGCCGGCCAAGTCGGAATTCCAGCCGGTGACGGCCATGGGCCCCGAGCTGCTGCGGCAGCAGAGACGCTACAGCTCGCCGCGGGTCCTGCTGAGTGACAGCACCCCCCTGGAGCCCCCTCCCCTGTACCTCATGGAGGATTACGTGGGCAGCCCCGTGGCGGCCAACAGAACGTCGCGGAGGAAGAGGTACGCGGAGCACAAGAGCCACCGGGGCGAGTACTCCGTGTGCGACAGCGAGAGCCTGTGGGTGACCGACAAGTCGTCGGCCATTGACATCCGGGGACACCAGGTCACGGTGCTGGGGGAGATCAAGACCGGCAACTCCCCCGTCAAACAATATTTTTATGAGACGAGGTGTAAGGAGGCCAGGCCTGTCAAGAACGGTTGCAGAGGAATTGATGACAAACACTGGAACTCGCAGTGCAAAACCTCCCAAACCTACGTCCGCGCGCTGACGTCAGAAAACAACAAACTGGTCGGCTGGCGGTGGATCCGGATAGACACGTCTTGTGTGTGTGCCTTGTCCAGGAAGATCGGAAGAACATGA
- the NTF3 gene encoding neurotrophin-3 isoform X4, whose amino-acid sequence MSILFYVMFLAYLRGVQGNSMDQRSLPEDSLNSLIIKLIQADILKNKLSKQMVDVKENYQSTLPKAEAPPREPAKSEFQPVTAMGPELLRQQRRYSSPRVLLSDSTPLEPPPLYLMEDYVGSPVAANRTSRRKRYAEHKSHRGEYSVCDSESLWVTDKSSAIDIRGHQVTVLGEIKTGNSPVKQYFYETRCKEARPVKNGCRGIDDKHWNSQCKTSQTYVRALTSENNKLVGWRWIRIDTSCVCALSRKIGRT is encoded by the coding sequence ATGTCCATCTTGTTTTATGTGATGTTTCTCGCTTATCTCCGTGGCGTCCAAGGGAACAGCATGGATCAAAGGAGTCTGCCGGAAGACTCACTCAATTCCCTGATTATCAAGCTGATCcaggcagatattttaaaaaacaagctcTCCAAACAGATGGTGGACGTTAAGGAGAACTACCAGAGCACCCTGCCCAAAGCAGAGGCCCCGCCCCGAGAGCCGGCCAAGTCGGAATTCCAGCCGGTGACGGCCATGGGCCCCGAGCTGCTGCGGCAGCAGAGACGCTACAGCTCGCCGCGGGTCCTGCTGAGTGACAGCACCCCCCTGGAGCCCCCTCCCCTGTACCTCATGGAGGATTACGTGGGCAGCCCCGTGGCGGCCAACAGAACGTCGCGGAGGAAGAGGTACGCGGAGCACAAGAGCCACCGGGGCGAGTACTCCGTGTGCGACAGCGAGAGCCTGTGGGTGACCGACAAGTCGTCGGCCATTGACATCCGGGGACACCAGGTCACGGTGCTGGGGGAGATCAAGACCGGCAACTCCCCCGTCAAACAATATTTTTATGAGACGAGGTGTAAGGAGGCCAGGCCTGTCAAGAACGGTTGCAGAGGAATTGATGACAAACACTGGAACTCGCAGTGCAAAACCTCCCAAACCTACGTCCGCGCGCTGACGTCAGAAAACAACAAACTGGTCGGCTGGCGGTGGATCCGGATAGACACGTCTTGTGTGTGTGCCTTGTCCAGGAAGATCGGAAGAACATGA
- the NTF3 gene encoding neurotrophin-3 isoform X2, with protein sequence MALEEGEMILQVNKVMSILFYVMFLAYLRGVQGNSMDQRSLPEDSLNSLIIKLIQADILKNKLSKQMVDVKENYQSTLPKAEAPPREPAKSEFQPVTAMGPELLRQQRRYSSPRVLLSDSTPLEPPPLYLMEDYVGSPVAANRTSRRKRYAEHKSHRGEYSVCDSESLWVTDKSSAIDIRGHQVTVLGEIKTGNSPVKQYFYETRCKEARPVKNGCRGIDDKHWNSQCKTSQTYVRALTSENNKLVGWRWIRIDTSCVCALSRKIGRT encoded by the coding sequence ATCTTACAGGTGAACAAGGTGATGTCCATCTTGTTTTATGTGATGTTTCTCGCTTATCTCCGTGGCGTCCAAGGGAACAGCATGGATCAAAGGAGTCTGCCGGAAGACTCACTCAATTCCCTGATTATCAAGCTGATCcaggcagatattttaaaaaacaagctcTCCAAACAGATGGTGGACGTTAAGGAGAACTACCAGAGCACCCTGCCCAAAGCAGAGGCCCCGCCCCGAGAGCCGGCCAAGTCGGAATTCCAGCCGGTGACGGCCATGGGCCCCGAGCTGCTGCGGCAGCAGAGACGCTACAGCTCGCCGCGGGTCCTGCTGAGTGACAGCACCCCCCTGGAGCCCCCTCCCCTGTACCTCATGGAGGATTACGTGGGCAGCCCCGTGGCGGCCAACAGAACGTCGCGGAGGAAGAGGTACGCGGAGCACAAGAGCCACCGGGGCGAGTACTCCGTGTGCGACAGCGAGAGCCTGTGGGTGACCGACAAGTCGTCGGCCATTGACATCCGGGGACACCAGGTCACGGTGCTGGGGGAGATCAAGACCGGCAACTCCCCCGTCAAACAATATTTTTATGAGACGAGGTGTAAGGAGGCCAGGCCTGTCAAGAACGGTTGCAGAGGAATTGATGACAAACACTGGAACTCGCAGTGCAAAACCTCCCAAACCTACGTCCGCGCGCTGACGTCAGAAAACAACAAACTGGTCGGCTGGCGGTGGATCCGGATAGACACGTCTTGTGTGTGTGCCTTGTCCAGGAAGATCGGAAGAACATGA